One Tubulanus polymorphus chromosome 5, tnTubPoly1.2, whole genome shotgun sequence DNA segment encodes these proteins:
- the LOC141906526 gene encoding TM2 domain-containing protein 3-like: MNVVRVVLFLYQTLSYGYGLVSDPVSTSHDVSTTPDAHQQQSTEITTINSTVKSQHSVELNSSSIRSDPVSDSYNNTEYLNRCPENLQCSKLGAVCIQCHFSVSCVYGQETDVSCFPKPDINCHGVKNFTRKFGCRFCYQLDASDYKCIAQNTCKTVSAPREFYYTNCTVNDNILCMGRRTFNKMELCNWTRGYRWSTALLLSITMGGFGVDRFYLGLWREGIGKLFSFGGLGVWTLVDVILIAAGYIGPEDGSLYIY; encoded by the exons atgaatgttgTGAGAGTCGTATTATTTCTCTATCAGACGCTCAGTTATGGTTATG GTTTAGTATCGGATCCAGTTTCTACGTCACATGATGTTTCTACGACGCCAGACGCACATCAGCAACAATCAACGGAAATAACGACGATAAACTCAACAGTGAAATCTCAACATTCCGTAGAATTAAACTCGAGTTCGATCCGTTCTGATCCGGTCTCCGATAGTTATAATAATACTGAATATCTGAACCGATGTCCGGAAAATTTACAATGTTCGAAATTAGGAGCAGTTTGTATTCAATGTCACTTCAGCGTTTCATGCGTTTATGGACAGGAAACAGATGTTTCATGTTTCCCTAAACCAGATATTAATTGCCAT GGTGTAAAGAATTTTACGAGGAAGTTTGGATGCAGATTTTGTTACCAGTTAGATGCTAGTGATTATAAATGTATAGCTCAGAATACGTGTAAAACAGTGAGCGCACCTAGAGAGTTTTACTACACTAACTGTACCGTCAATGATAATATACTTTGTATGG GCAGAAGAACTTTCAACAAAATGGAATTATGTAACTGGACTAGAGGATACCGGTGGTCTACTGCACTATTACTCAG TATAACTATGGGAGGATTCGGTGTTGATCGTTTTTATTTGGGCTTATGGCGAGAAGGAATTGGAAAGCTGTTTAGTTTCGGTGGTTTAGGCGTTTGGACATTGGTCGATGTGATACTGATAGCAGCTGGATATATCGGTCCTGAAGATGGATCATTGTACATCTATTAA
- the LOC141906525 gene encoding 2-acylglycerol O-acyltransferase 1-like, with the protein MSDLSAGEIVAWFHLSFLMSIVIFMMTATYYTLYRLLFMHDWHISIITFLYCFLYLYCDRVRASRGDRLWPWFRRNFLLAKWVTSLLPVRLIKTTELDVNKNYIFGVHPHGTIGLMSTFLTDAAGFDRLFPGIKPHMVVMKMFFAVPILKEICMLCGAISLESEFLHYVLDKNQRGTAVIIAVGGAYEVLDAHPGTMILTLQKRKGFIKIALKQGASLVPVLNYGDNDQLEQFSNPPGSTLRRIQDAMYSVARTAPTWLYGTKYGLADYKPINTVVGKPIDVEKVENPSEDQINELHAEYIRALNELFTETKDEYSNYKDITLEIR; encoded by the exons ATGAGTGATTTGAGCGCAGGTGAGATCGTTGCCTGGTTTCATTTGTCGTTTTTGATGTCGATTGTAATATTTATGATGACTGCTACGTATTACACTCTGTATAGACTGTTATTTATGCACGACTGGCACATTTCAATCATTACATTTCTCTACTGTTTCCTGTATCTATACTGCGATCGGGTACGGGCTAGTCGAGGAGACAGATTGTGGCCCTGGTTTAGAAGGAACTTCCTATTAGCGAAATGGGTGACCAGTTTACTACCGGTTCGTTTGATTAAAACCACAGAGTTGGATGTAAATAAGAATTATATATTTGGAGTTCATCCTCACGGGACGATCGGACTGATGAGCACATTTTTAACGGATGCAGCCGGATTCGACCGGCTGTTCCCGGGAATAAAGCCACACATGGTTGTTATGAAGATGTTTTTCGCGGTGCCGATTCTGAAAGAGATCTGTATGCTTTGTG GTGCGATAAGTTTAGAatcggaatttcttcattacgTACTCGATAAAAACCAGAGAGGTACAGCAGTAATAATAGCGGTCGGAGGGGCGTATGAGGTGCTCGACGCGCACCCAGGAACTATGATTCTTACATTACAGAAACGAAAAGGGTTTATAAAGATAGCGCTGAAACAAGG AGCGAGTTTAGTTCCCGTTTTAAATTACGGCGACAATGATCAACTGGAACAGTTCTCGAATCCGCCAGGATCGACGTTAAGAAGAATACAGGATGCTATGTATTCGGTAGCGCGTACAGCTCCAACCTGGTTATACGGAACCAAATACGGCCTCGCTGATTATAAACCTATTAATACTGTCG ttgGTAAACCAATCGATGTTGAGAAAGTTGAAAACCCGTCAGAAGATCAGATCAATGAACTCCATGCCGAATACATCCGAGCtctaaatgaattattcacaGAAACAAAGGACGAATATTCTAATTACAAAGATATCACTCTTGAAATCAGATAG